CGTTGTACAGGACGGCCGAGACCTGATTCTCACGGCCGCCGATCCGGACGTAGGCGGCGTAGCTCCGCATTTCTCCCGCGGGGACGTCCACCGGCTGTCGGCTGGCCACCGGCACGCCGTCGTCGTCGCCGGCAGTCACGTCCAGGAACCCCCGGAACGGCGACCCGCCCCCCTTGAGGTCCACCCGGACGAGCGTCCATGCGCCGACCTTGAAGACGTCCGACCCGCCGAAGCCGAGCCGAATGTTCTCCACCTCCACCGGCATCGCCGCGAAGGTCGAGGCGGGGATCGCGCCGAGCATCGCCAACGCGAGCCCGACGGCGAGGAGGAGACGAGGACGTTGCGGCGAGGGGTGGTTCATCATGGGCGTTGCGATGGAAACACAAGGTTGTCAGCGAGGACCAACGCAAGTCCCCTCTCCCGCCGGGAGAGGGTGGCCCGGAGGGCCGGGTGAGGGTCGTCGGACCTGTAAGCAGGCAATGGGTTGCCGAGCCTTCAATTGGCAAGAGTGCTGTTTGGCAGTTTTCGGAGTGTCTTTCGGAGTCGCTAATCGAAGGAAAGCAGGACTACATCGCCCTCCTTTGCCGCCACATCAAAAAAATCCACCAACTGGGGATAGTAGAAAAGCAGAGGCTCCAACTGATCGCTCTCCCACCCTCCTGGCCGTGGGTTCGGATAGACTCCGGCCTTGGTGAATTCAACCGGGTCGAAGCGGGATTTCAGATCATCAATAGTAATCTTCTTGATGGCGCCGGCTACCTCGCGGACTTCGTTCGGCGTGAGGACGCGAACCGAGCCGTAGGTTGAGTTGAACGGGGTCTCGGAGCCGCCCATGACTACGTTGCCCAGCGGTGGAGGAAATGGCTTGATTTCAGAAGGGTCGCCGACATCGCCCGTCAGCAAGGTGTGGAGGGCATGCCACTCTTTTTCTATGCTCAGATATCGGTCGCTAGACATCAGTTCGTCAGAGCAAGCAAACTCAAGATAGGCCTCTTCGACGTCGTACCCGGGAGGCGTGGCATCCTTCATGGTCAGGCTCTGAATCTTCTCCCATTCGGAAGGAGTAATTCGACGATAGCTGGCTTGGATCCCCATCTCGCCCTTCATTTAAGATGTTAGGCCCGTATGCTAGGTCGAGCCCCCCAGCCTACCAGGCTGAATCTTGCAGCTTACTGACTCACCAATCTTCGGGAGAAGGTGATTGTGGGCCGGCTGAGGGTCGCCGCGCTTCGGATCGACTGATTCAGGACCGATATGCTCTCCCCGCTCCCACAACCCTCACCCGCCGCTGCGCGGCTGCCCTCTCCCGGCGGGAGAGGGGGCGGAAGGTCGGATTGGCTCTTGAACGGTCTCCTTCACGGCTTCTCGGCCGGATCGCAGGAGCAGGGAGAGGCGCCGCAGCCGGGACAGCCCGCGCCGTACTTGCGACGGACGGCCGCGGAGAGGTCGACGCCCCGGATGTTGGCCAGGGTGGCTAGCCACGCCAGCACGTCGGCCATCTCCAGCGACAGCTCCTCATGGGTGCCGGACCGCAACGCCGTGGCCAGCTCGCCGAACTCCTCCGCGAGCCAGAGGAACGTCGCCTCCGCCCCGCGAGCGGCGTCCTTTTCGCCGTACATCTCCCGGATCGTCCGCTGCAATCCGCGGAGCGTGGTCACGTCGCCGTCTTCCTGATCCTCGTCCATGACGGCATCTTACCCGATCCCACGACCGTTGTGCGAGGGGTTATCGGTCGCCGCCCGAGGTCTCCCGGCGCGGGAGCGGCGGTAGTCGCCGGGGGTCACGCCCGTCCGCTTCTTGAAGAACGAGCACATGTAGCCGATGTAGTGGAAGCCCGCCTTCCGGGCCACAACGTCCAGCTTCAAATCGGTCTCGGCCAGCAGTTGGCGGAGCCGGTCGAGCTGCACGTCATGGGCTTCCTCCAGGAGCGTGCGCCCCAGCCGCTCCTTGAACCGGCGTTCAAGGGCCCGCCGCGAGAGGCCGACTCGCTCGAACACGAAGTCGAGCCCATGGCCGTCGCACGCATGCAGCCGCAGGAGCCGAAGGGCCTCGGCAACGACCGGATCGTCGATCGCGACGACATCCGTGGAGAGCCGGGGGACGACCCCCAACGGCTCCACGAGGATCGGAGCCTCGCGAGGTCCGCCGGCCATCAGGCGGTCGAGCAGGGCGGCGGCCTCGTAGCCGATCCGGTCCAGGTCCTGGTCGACGCTGGAGAGCGGCGGGTCGGCCAGCTCGCAAAGGGCCACGTCGTCATCCACTCCCAGAACGGCCACCCGCTCCGGGACCGCCAGGTCGATCCGCCGGCAGGCGTCCAGCACCTGAAGGCCGCGGATGTCGTTGCAGGCCAGCACGCCGACAGGCTGGGGCAGCGAAGCCAGCCATCGCGAGACGTCCGCCTGCTCCCGCTCCCAGCTCGGCGCGCCGGCCCGCCTCGGCGGTTCGTAGACCTGGCAGCTCAGGCCAAGCTCTTCCAGGCGGCGACGAAAGGCGTCGCGGCGAAGGTCGCTCCAGCGCGCGCCGGGGCGTCCGCAATAGGCCAGGTGGCGGAACCCACGCTCCTGGAAATGGCGGGCGGCCAGCCGGGCGATCGCGTCGTCGTCGCAGTGAACGGCCGGCAAGTCCGGAGCGACGACCTCGCGGCGCAGCTCGACGACCGGCGCGCCGGTGGCGATCAGGGCCTCAACCATCGCCGCATCGCGGCTTCGCGAGATGATCCCGTCGCCCCGCCAGCGCTTCAACCAGGCGGGGACGCCGTCGGTCGGCCCTCGCTCCTCGATGTAGACCGACCACGGCCCATGGCCGCGAATGTAGCGCCCGACCCCGCGCAGCAGGCCGCGGTCGTACTGCTTGGCCGTCTCGACGATCAAGGCGACGTGCGGAAATGAAGCCATTTTCAGACGCCTCCCGGCGACGCCGCAATTGTAGAACGCTTTGCCGCCATATTGAAGCGCGAGCCGTTCCGACCTGAGGTATGTTCTCCATCGTCGCTTCTCTCTTCAGCCCCAATCTCATGGGGTCGTGCGTTCCAGATCCTCCAATCGACCAGACGCCCCGGGACTCCCGGCGTCGTCGTCCCGTCGCGTCCGTTGAGGCGTGCGGGTCGGGTCGAACACGTCTTCCGCCGAGGAGTCAGGTCATGAGAGGTCGTCGTACCGGTTTCACGCTCATTGAGCTCCTGGTGGTGATTGCGATCATCGCCGTTTTGATCGCCCTGCTGCTCCCCGCCGTGCAGGCGGCCCGCGAGGCGGCCCGGCGGTCGCAGTGCGTCAACAACCTCAAGCAGTTGACGCTGGCGATCATGAATTATGAGAACGTCAACAGCTCACTGCCGCCGAACAGCGGCATGGACCCTCCGGGCCCGGATTTCTCGTTCAAGCCCCGGCTGCTCCCGTTCATGGAGCAGGTCGCCGCGATGAACTGCTACAACCTCTCAATGGGCTCCGGCGACACCAGCAACTGGACGGTCCGGGTGTTCCAGACAGCCTCGTTCATCTGCCCGTCGGACCAGTACCAGCCGAGCGGCACGAGCACTCTCAACGGCATGTCGGCGACGGTCGGCTCGCACTG
The window above is part of the Paludisphaera rhizosphaerae genome. Proteins encoded here:
- a CDS encoding YfbM family protein gives rise to the protein MGIQASYRRITPSEWEKIQSLTMKDATPPGYDVEEAYLEFACSDELMSSDRYLSIEKEWHALHTLLTGDVGDPSEIKPFPPPLGNVVMGGSETPFNSTYGSVRVLTPNEVREVAGAIKKITIDDLKSRFDPVEFTKAGVYPNPRPGGWESDQLEPLLFYYPQLVDFFDVAAKEGDVVLLSFD
- a CDS encoding XylR family transcriptional regulator, which codes for MASFPHVALIVETAKQYDRGLLRGVGRYIRGHGPWSVYIEERGPTDGVPAWLKRWRGDGIISRSRDAAMVEALIATGAPVVELRREVVAPDLPAVHCDDDAIARLAARHFQERGFRHLAYCGRPGARWSDLRRDAFRRRLEELGLSCQVYEPPRRAGAPSWEREQADVSRWLASLPQPVGVLACNDIRGLQVLDACRRIDLAVPERVAVLGVDDDVALCELADPPLSSVDQDLDRIGYEAAALLDRLMAGGPREAPILVEPLGVVPRLSTDVVAIDDPVVAEALRLLRLHACDGHGLDFVFERVGLSRRALERRFKERLGRTLLEEAHDVQLDRLRQLLAETDLKLDVVARKAGFHYIGYMCSFFKKRTGVTPGDYRRSRAGRPRAATDNPSHNGRGIG
- a CDS encoding MazG nucleotide pyrophosphohydrolase domain-containing protein translates to MDEDQEDGDVTTLRGLQRTIREMYGEKDAARGAEATFLWLAEEFGELATALRSGTHEELSLEMADVLAWLATLANIRGVDLSAAVRRKYGAGCPGCGASPCSCDPAEKP